One Streptomyces mobaraensis NBRC 13819 = DSM 40847 DNA segment encodes these proteins:
- a CDS encoding aldo/keto reductase, whose translation MRHRTLGDVRVGAIGYGAMPLSIEGRPDEARAVATVHAALDAGITLIDTADSYHAPDGAPGHNELLVARALATYGGDRDAVLVATKGGRGRTSDGGWTVDGDPRRLKRVCEESLRRLGTEAIGLYQLHKPDPRVPFADSLGALRDLLDAGTVRLAGVSNVDTAQIRLARDILGDRLVSVQNRYSPAVRDSAAELRLCAELGIAFLPWSPLGGISRSSLDGTSGMAADAAHAAFHTIAAERGVSPQQVCLAWLLAASPTVIPIPGATRPQTVRDSAAAADLVLTEEELTRLGGHGG comes from the coding sequence ATGCGCCACCGCACACTCGGCGACGTCCGCGTCGGAGCGATCGGCTACGGAGCGATGCCCCTGTCCATCGAGGGACGCCCCGACGAGGCCCGTGCCGTCGCCACCGTGCACGCCGCGCTCGACGCCGGCATCACCCTGATCGACACGGCCGACTCCTACCACGCCCCCGACGGCGCACCCGGCCACAACGAACTGCTGGTCGCCCGCGCCCTCGCCACGTACGGCGGCGACCGCGACGCCGTCCTCGTCGCCACCAAGGGCGGCCGGGGCCGCACCTCCGACGGCGGCTGGACGGTCGACGGCGACCCGCGCCGCCTCAAGCGCGTCTGCGAGGAGTCGCTGCGCCGCCTCGGCACCGAGGCGATCGGCCTCTACCAACTCCACAAGCCCGACCCGCGGGTGCCGTTCGCCGACTCCCTCGGCGCCCTCCGCGACCTCCTCGACGCGGGCACCGTCCGCCTCGCCGGCGTCTCCAACGTCGACACGGCCCAGATCCGGCTGGCCCGCGACATCCTCGGCGACCGGCTGGTGTCGGTGCAGAACCGCTACTCGCCCGCCGTCCGGGACAGCGCGGCGGAACTGCGGCTCTGCGCCGAACTGGGCATCGCCTTCCTCCCGTGGAGCCCCCTCGGCGGCATCTCCCGCAGTTCCCTCGACGGCACCTCCGGCATGGCCGCGGACGCGGCCCACGCCGCCTTCCACACCATCGCCGCCGAACGCGGTGTCAGCCCCCAACAGGTCTGCCTCGCCTGGCTGCTGGCCGCCTCCCCGACGGTCATCCCCATCCCCGGCGCCACCCGCCCACAGACCGTCCGCGACTCGGCGGCGGCGGCCGACCTCGTCCTGACGGAGGAGGAACTGACGCGGCTGGGCGGGCACGGGGGCTGA